The segment TGACACTTTGACATTTTTCCGTCTTTGCCTATCTGGGGTGCGTTGAAAGGGCATGCCCAGAGGCAGAAACCACAACCGATACACTTGGCCTGATCAACGACAACCCTGCCGTCCTGCACCTCCTTTGTAATGGCATTTACCGGACAGGCACTGCTGCAGGGCGGGTCCCCGCAGTGCATACAGGCAAGTGATACATTGATGTTCCTGACGTTTGGATACGTTCCGGAACCAACCTTAACGACGGTTCTCCATCGCGGACCGATCTCGATGTTGTTCCATCCTTTACAGGCCACCTCACAGGCATGACACTTAATGCAACGGTTTTTATCAAAATAGAAACCAACTTTTGTCATATCTTCCTCCTTTGAAACACCGAGTGCAGGATGTTTAATGAAACAGGGACTTTAAAGCCAAACCTGCACTCATTTCCATACGTGAAGCATAACTCCCGGGTCTCCTTATCTATAAGTCTGTTTATGAATTACTGTTTTTTGTTCCTGTCATGCCCTAAGTCTGTAATCGGGCATCCAGACCTGTTTGAAAAGTCTGTCATTCCGGCTTAGGGACCGCCGGAATGACAGACAGGCACGATGATTTTATTACACAGACACTATCTATAATATCTATACGTATGACGTATGTCCCTCCCAATATTATCGTTCAGGTGATCTTCAACACCTCATTAACGGCCGCAATCACGGTTTTAGGGCATACTTTTGTAAACATCCCTTTGCCGGAGGCCTCTTTGATGCCCTCCGGAGTGGACATGTCTGAACCCAGCAAGCTACTACAGTCCAAGGTACCGAACCTGGCCATTTGGGCCTTGTCAAATTGTTTCACCCGGTCCATAACGGGCTTGACGGCAAAGTGGTCTTCCTTCTTGCCGATTGCCCCATGGGCCATGCCGGCAGACATGTAGGCGGCGGTGAACGAACCACAGGTCTTGCCCTTCCACATACCCGCCGCAAAGGGGCA is part of the bacterium BMS3Abin08 genome and harbors:
- the fdhB1 gene encoding formate dehydrogenase iron-sulfur subunit, yielding MTKVGFYFDKNRCIKCHACEVACKGWNNIEIGPRWRTVVKVGSGTYPNVRNINVSLACMHCGDPPCSSACPVNAITKEVQDGRVVVDQAKCIGCGFCLWACPFNAPQIGKDGKMSKCHFCKDRPLGLPRACEEICPTQAIRSGTMEELNELVRQDSAKRLMGGETEPSLIIVK
- a CDS encoding putative redox-active protein; this encodes MAIAKKPAVRPPKEDAELAEWAKNRFLTHWNCSQAVLEALGPKYGLDYELAVKVACPFAAGMWKGKTCGSFTAAYMSAGMAHGAIGKKEDHFAVKPVMDRVKQFDKAQMARFGTLDCSSLLGSDMSTPEGIKEASGKGMFTKVCPKTVIAAVNEVLKIT